In one Moritella sp. 5 genomic region, the following are encoded:
- a CDS encoding TonB-dependent hemoglobin/transferrin/lactoferrin family receptor: MSAQMNILTSAILLAISTNSYAAAVTSLDEVVVSATRTEQSINDVSSSISSVSADSIDKTMAADIKEALKATPGVAVNGSGRFGMSGINIRGMDDSRVKIMVDGVAQPVPYNPGSNEQRKYPSSIEVDTLQSIEINKGPSSTLYGSDALGGAVVMRTKNPDDVLKTDGNENAFGIKSGYKSVDNSFKTTGTWAMRKDKLETLVMLTYKDANEYETHSNGADINGRDRGAANPADQQVGNLLAKAFYQLNDQHRIGLTTEYYTNTYDEDELSEEGYNMFPGHPTLGDQYVYVDNHNEDLTTRLRVGIEHEWTANNVAFDTLDWKLNFQKTNSLSKNYDTTNKNGRRMRERDANDESIQFDAQFDKLIELENSYHQITYGTSFLQNDFATKNVDYKYDKNTVRPGHTDMPDATLTQWGVFAQDQGFYLDERLIVTAGLRYDSFKASPETNDGLDTEYPDSSSDAFTAKLGSVYHFTDNFSGFTQISQGFKAPTVYDLYYFYDTGAVIDANPDLKPESSVSYEMGIRTQTNAVRTELVAFYNDYTDLIAEVKLGKVGNKDHSTKGNIASAEIYGVEFSSTLLLDEAINAPAGMYSKFSIAYLEGYNKDTDKALDTIAPLTSDLGLGYDAANGKLGTLLNINMVASKSNWADDAIASVAGYTVVDVTAYYRPITDVTLTAGLFNAFDKQYWLYDDVSSVKPGDKGVDRKAEAGRNWGIAVDWKF, from the coding sequence ATGTCAGCTCAAATGAATATACTAACTAGCGCTATTTTACTCGCCATCTCAACAAATAGTTACGCAGCTGCTGTAACATCTCTTGATGAGGTTGTTGTCTCTGCAACGCGTACTGAGCAAAGTATTAATGATGTTTCAAGTTCCATTAGTAGTGTGTCAGCAGACAGCATTGATAAAACCATGGCTGCAGATATTAAAGAAGCCTTAAAAGCAACACCAGGTGTTGCGGTAAATGGTTCTGGTCGTTTTGGCATGTCTGGTATTAATATTCGTGGTATGGATGATAGCCGAGTTAAAATCATGGTTGATGGTGTCGCGCAGCCTGTACCTTATAATCCAGGTTCAAACGAACAGCGTAAATATCCGAGTTCAATTGAAGTTGATACGCTGCAAAGTATCGAAATAAACAAAGGTCCTTCATCTACTTTATATGGTTCTGATGCATTGGGCGGTGCAGTCGTTATGCGTACTAAAAACCCAGACGATGTGCTAAAAACAGATGGTAATGAAAACGCATTTGGGATCAAAAGCGGCTATAAAAGTGTTGATAACAGTTTCAAAACGACTGGCACTTGGGCAATGCGTAAAGATAAGTTAGAAACGCTCGTTATGCTAACGTATAAAGACGCTAACGAATACGAGACACACAGTAATGGCGCGGATATAAATGGACGTGACCGCGGAGCCGCTAATCCTGCAGACCAGCAAGTGGGTAATTTACTGGCAAAAGCATTTTATCAATTAAATGATCAGCATCGTATTGGTCTGACAACTGAATATTATACCAATACATATGATGAAGATGAGCTTTCTGAAGAAGGCTATAATATGTTTCCTGGTCACCCAACCCTTGGTGATCAATATGTTTATGTAGATAATCATAATGAAGATTTGACTACACGTTTACGTGTTGGAATTGAACATGAGTGGACCGCTAATAATGTGGCTTTTGATACCCTGGATTGGAAATTAAACTTCCAAAAAACCAATTCACTGTCTAAAAACTATGATACGACTAACAAGAATGGCCGTCGTATGCGTGAACGTGATGCAAATGATGAATCAATTCAATTCGACGCTCAGTTTGATAAATTGATTGAATTGGAAAATAGTTACCATCAGATCACTTATGGTACAAGTTTCTTACAGAACGATTTTGCGACTAAAAATGTCGATTACAAATATGATAAGAATACGGTTCGCCCTGGGCACACAGATATGCCAGATGCGACCCTCACTCAATGGGGTGTATTTGCCCAAGACCAAGGTTTCTATTTAGATGAACGTCTGATCGTCACTGCGGGCTTACGTTATGATTCATTTAAAGCATCACCAGAAACGAATGATGGCTTAGATACTGAATATCCAGATAGTTCAAGTGATGCATTCACTGCTAAATTAGGTTCTGTTTACCACTTCACTGACAACTTTAGTGGTTTTACACAAATCAGCCAAGGTTTTAAAGCGCCGACTGTTTATGACTTATATTACTTCTACGATACAGGTGCTGTTATTGATGCTAATCCAGATCTGAAACCTGAATCAAGCGTGTCATACGAGATGGGTATTCGTACTCAGACCAATGCAGTTCGTACTGAACTTGTGGCATTTTATAATGATTACACAGATCTTATTGCCGAGGTTAAGTTAGGTAAAGTTGGTAATAAGGATCATTCGACTAAAGGCAATATAGCAAGTGCTGAAATCTATGGTGTTGAATTTAGTTCTACATTATTACTAGATGAAGCGATTAATGCGCCTGCAGGCATGTACAGTAAGTTCAGTATTGCTTATTTAGAAGGTTATAATAAAGATACGGATAAAGCATTAGACACTATTGCACCGTTAACAAGTGATTTAGGCTTAGGTTATGATGCAGCGAACGGTAAACTTGGTACATTGTTAAACATTAACATGGTTGCAAGTAAATCCAACTGGGCTGATGACGCAATAGCATCTGTTGCTGGCTACACGGTTGTTGATGTTACTGCATATTATCGTCCTATCACTGATGTGACACTGACTGCGGGTCTATTTAATGCCTTTGATAAGCAATATTGGTTATACGATGACGTAAGTAGCGTAAAACCTGGTGATAAAGGTGTTGACCGTAAAGCAGAAGCGGGCCGTAACTGGGGTATAGCTGTTGATTGGAAATTTTAA
- the gltS gene encoding sodium/glutamate symporter gives MNTIYSIGELESFLIAFLVLFLGHTINKKVPALQRFNIPEPIVGGLLVAIIITILHFQNITLEFSLPLQSTLMLMFFSTVGLAASYTQLLKGGSKVFLFLAVASLYIIIQNGIGVSLATMLGLDPILGLIAGSITLSGGHGTGAAWSQTFYDLYGMNTLELAMAAATFGLVIGGIIGGPVAQRLITKHNLESEYGIGTNHHEQFPELVTYNELEEDRITGKSVIETLFILLTCVVGAGYVEQAVSLLNISWLRIPDFVYALFLGVIITNTTEVTKSYKVNSEAIDILGTVALSLFLAMALMNLKLWNIFDLALPLLIILAVQAVVLAIFSYFVTFKIMGSNYDAAIIAGGHCGFGLGATPTAVMNMGSLVSRYGPSPQAFMVVPIVGAFFIDIVNLIILQGYISFIG, from the coding sequence ATGAATACTATTTATTCAATTGGTGAACTCGAATCTTTTTTAATTGCATTTTTAGTGCTGTTTTTAGGGCATACCATTAATAAAAAAGTCCCAGCACTGCAACGCTTCAATATCCCCGAACCGATTGTCGGTGGATTGCTCGTGGCAATAATCATTACCATTTTACATTTTCAAAATATCACGCTTGAATTTTCTTTACCGCTACAAAGTACATTGATGCTCATGTTCTTTAGTACTGTCGGTTTAGCCGCCAGTTATACTCAGCTATTGAAAGGCGGATCGAAAGTGTTCCTTTTCTTAGCCGTAGCATCACTCTATATTATTATTCAAAATGGTATTGGTGTGAGCTTAGCAACGATGCTTGGTCTTGACCCCATCCTAGGTTTAATTGCGGGCTCAATCACCTTGTCAGGTGGCCATGGCACTGGGGCAGCTTGGTCTCAAACATTTTATGATTTGTACGGGATGAATACCCTTGAATTAGCAATGGCAGCCGCGACTTTTGGTTTAGTTATTGGTGGTATTATCGGTGGTCCTGTAGCACAGCGACTCATAACCAAACATAATTTAGAGTCCGAGTATGGTATTGGAACTAATCACCACGAACAGTTTCCTGAACTCGTCACTTACAATGAATTAGAAGAAGATCGTATTACAGGTAAAAGTGTCATTGAAACGCTATTTATTCTGTTAACTTGTGTTGTTGGTGCAGGCTATGTCGAACAAGCCGTATCACTGCTTAATATCTCTTGGTTAAGAATTCCAGACTTTGTTTATGCATTATTTTTAGGCGTGATCATCACCAACACAACAGAAGTAACCAAAAGTTACAAGGTAAACAGTGAAGCAATTGATATCCTTGGTACCGTTGCCCTGTCACTGTTCTTAGCAATGGCTTTGATGAATCTTAAATTGTGGAATATTTTTGATTTAGCATTACCACTGCTTATCATCTTAGCAGTGCAAGCGGTTGTACTGGCGATATTCTCGTATTTTGTCACCTTTAAAATAATGGGTTCAAATTACGATGCAGCGATTATTGCTGGCGGACATTGTGGTTTTGGTCTTGGCGCAACACCCACAGCGGTAATGAACATGGGATCGCTCGTTTCACGCTACGGCCCTTCACCACAAGCATTTATGGTCGTGCCTATTGTTGGCGCATTCTTCATTGATATTGTTAACTTGATTATCCTACAAGGTTATATTAGCTTTATTGGATAA
- a CDS encoding tetratricopeptide repeat protein, producing MQTWKVLMENGNSCFDSKSWQDAEFCYQHAVEQIKQQWENDPENEELLMAWISVQHNLAAVYEEQGQHYTALRYLTMPHQWMMSLLRGEFVSDSFKALAKQGVKVTLMPLLDFSRRHPICESCFDALQVSPEWLSDLHPTMH from the coding sequence ATGCAAACTTGGAAAGTGTTGATGGAAAATGGAAACAGTTGTTTTGATTCAAAATCTTGGCAAGATGCTGAGTTTTGTTACCAACATGCAGTCGAACAGATAAAGCAACAATGGGAAAATGACCCTGAAAATGAAGAGCTGCTCATGGCTTGGATATCTGTTCAGCATAATTTAGCTGCAGTTTATGAAGAACAAGGCCAACATTATACCGCACTACGCTATTTAACCATGCCGCATCAGTGGATGATGTCATTATTACGTGGCGAGTTTGTATCAGACTCTTTTAAGGCATTAGCGAAACAAGGGGTCAAAGTTACTTTGATGCCGTTATTGGATTTTAGTCGTCGTCACCCAATCTGTGAATCTTGCTTTGATGCTTTACAAGTATCACCCGAATGGCTTTCAGACCTTCACCCAACTATGCATTAA
- a CDS encoding sigma-54 dependent transcriptional regulator encodes MEFTALLVEDSASVGAIYSTYLRTEGAKVTHVQSGRDALAELTRWQPDLLILDIQLPDMSGMDILITVQQRHPDISIIMITAYGSIDIAVDAMRAGAFDFLVKPFDAKRLSITVRNAIKQRNLINLVANYENSLPKNNFQGFIGESLAMQAVYKTIDCVASSKASVFIVGESGTGKEVCAQAVHDCGIRKTKPFVALNCAAIPKELIESEIFGHMKGAFTGATSNRDGAATRAHGGTLFLDEICEMDLDLQSKLLRFIQTGVFQRVGGSQEEHVDVRFISATNRQPWNEVSAGRFREDLFYRLHVIPIELPPLRMRNNDCLIIAQQLLNDYSIEEGKKFKGFDSKAIEIITNYSWPGNVRMLQNVIRQIVVLNNSGLVTSAMLPIEMLQENIVDDEKRNPHLLAFDDCLNLLPSRKNLPTLISHDSDNFKPENVRLITEVEDDIIPLWQSEKQIIENAIVHCNGNVPKAAALLDISASTIYRKRQSWAQLSSINAN; translated from the coding sequence ATGGAGTTTACTGCGTTATTAGTTGAAGACAGTGCTTCTGTAGGTGCTATTTACAGTACTTACTTGCGTACTGAAGGTGCCAAGGTTACTCATGTTCAATCAGGGCGAGATGCACTTGCCGAGCTTACTCGATGGCAACCTGATTTACTGATTTTAGATATCCAATTACCTGATATGTCAGGTATGGATATTTTGATAACTGTGCAGCAACGACACCCTGATATTAGTATTATTATGATTACGGCTTACGGCTCGATTGATATTGCGGTTGATGCAATGCGCGCTGGCGCATTTGATTTTTTGGTTAAACCTTTTGATGCGAAGCGTCTTTCAATTACAGTACGTAATGCGATTAAGCAGCGGAATTTAATTAATTTGGTTGCCAATTACGAAAATAGTTTACCTAAGAATAATTTTCAAGGTTTCATTGGGGAATCACTCGCAATGCAGGCGGTATATAAAACGATTGATTGTGTCGCGAGCAGTAAAGCGTCTGTCTTTATCGTCGGTGAAAGTGGGACAGGTAAAGAAGTTTGTGCTCAAGCTGTTCATGATTGTGGTATACGAAAAACGAAACCTTTTGTTGCACTTAATTGTGCTGCGATACCTAAAGAATTGATTGAAAGCGAAATTTTTGGTCATATGAAAGGTGCGTTTACAGGTGCAACATCTAATCGTGATGGTGCAGCAACTCGCGCGCATGGTGGGACGCTTTTTCTTGATGAAATATGCGAAATGGACCTTGATTTACAGAGTAAGTTATTACGCTTTATTCAAACAGGCGTATTTCAACGTGTTGGTGGGTCACAAGAAGAGCATGTTGATGTGCGTTTTATTAGCGCAACCAATAGACAACCTTGGAATGAGGTGTCGGCAGGCAGATTCCGTGAAGACCTTTTTTATCGTTTACATGTGATCCCCATTGAGTTACCCCCTTTACGTATGCGTAATAATGATTGTCTTATAATTGCTCAGCAATTACTGAATGACTACAGTATTGAAGAGGGCAAAAAATTTAAAGGTTTTGATAGTAAAGCAATCGAAATCATTACGAATTATTCTTGGCCGGGCAATGTGCGCATGTTGCAAAATGTGATTAGACAAATAGTTGTTTTAAATAATTCGGGTCTAGTAACAAGTGCAATGTTACCAATTGAAATGCTTCAAGAAAATATAGTAGATGATGAGAAAAGAAATCCACATTTATTAGCGTTTGATGACTGTCTAAATTTATTACCTTCACGTAAGAATTTACCTACTCTGATTTCTCATGACAGTGATAATTTTAAACCTGAGAATGTAAGACTGATTACAGAAGTAGAGGACGATATAATCCCATTGTGGCAAAGTGAAAAACAGATTATTGAAAATGCGATAGTACATTGCAATGGTAATGTGCCAAAAGCCGCAGCCTTGCTTGATATAAGTGCATCAACGATTTATCGGAAACGTCAGAGTTGGGCACAGCTCTCATCAATTAATGCGAATTGA
- a CDS encoding lipopolysaccharide biosynthesis protein → MNSLREMFIYGFGIFLLKGLGFIMMPIVTRILTQVEYGELNFLVSIASMISLFLTLGLGDVLFRFASSQVQEDNAAVMRQCFRLSLLCAVIFLGLALPLSGVIMTWLPVSLRLFDLQLLLISLSLSSLLTVPYCYFRMTHRALPFMFFSIVQGGLQTTLSIVLLLSGYGVTGMMLSSAISSSAVAVGVLIYFRRHLQGQRASFSIQHYRYIAFIVCSGIFVYGLNGAENWLVVIHLGKQQLAIFFAAGQFGLMISVAFEPFRMWWYARRFQVHDIDPKQGAKYAMLGVQIGMLLAGSMLFMAPILMDVMLPDSYRNSVSLIPWMCLIMALRFHSELLNIGCFLKKNAQWTSIIDGVCALHMVLIGYWAISEFGVTGLLLTMVFTVFIRGVLFYVISQRLVYLSYSKSHLFISWLVFIVLLFVHISKVDGYRVIEFILLAINTLLLVYFHRDLWRDLQLTA, encoded by the coding sequence ATGAATAGTCTGAGAGAGATGTTTATTTATGGTTTTGGTATCTTTCTACTAAAAGGATTGGGTTTCATTATGATGCCCATTGTCACCCGGATATTAACGCAAGTTGAATACGGAGAGCTTAATTTTTTAGTCAGTATTGCGTCGATGATAAGTTTGTTCCTGACACTAGGGCTTGGTGATGTATTATTTCGTTTTGCGAGTAGCCAGGTGCAAGAAGATAATGCGGCGGTAATGCGCCAATGCTTTCGATTATCACTCTTGTGTGCGGTTATATTTCTTGGTCTTGCTTTACCTTTAAGTGGTGTGATCATGACGTGGCTACCTGTTAGCTTACGTTTATTTGATCTGCAACTATTACTCATTAGTCTATCTTTATCCTCATTACTCACTGTGCCGTACTGCTATTTTAGAATGACACATCGCGCTCTGCCCTTTATGTTCTTTTCCATTGTACAAGGCGGACTACAAACCACGCTGTCGATAGTGTTACTTTTATCTGGTTATGGTGTCACGGGGATGATGTTATCAAGTGCGATTAGTAGCTCGGCAGTCGCAGTTGGGGTGTTGATCTATTTCCGCCGCCACTTACAAGGTCAGCGTGCTTCTTTTTCAATTCAGCATTATCGTTATATTGCATTTATTGTTTGCTCGGGTATTTTTGTGTACGGCCTTAATGGGGCTGAGAATTGGCTGGTGGTTATTCATCTAGGTAAGCAACAGTTAGCTATATTTTTTGCCGCAGGACAGTTTGGACTCATGATATCAGTCGCGTTTGAACCCTTCCGTATGTGGTGGTATGCGCGGCGTTTTCAGGTTCATGATATAGACCCAAAACAAGGCGCTAAATATGCAATGTTAGGTGTACAAATTGGCATGTTGTTAGCCGGAAGTATGTTATTCATGGCGCCGATTTTGATGGATGTAATGCTCCCAGACAGTTACCGAAATAGCGTAAGTTTAATCCCTTGGATGTGTTTGATTATGGCGTTACGTTTTCATTCTGAGTTGTTGAATATCGGGTGTTTTTTAAAGAAAAATGCGCAATGGACATCGATTATTGATGGCGTGTGTGCTCTACATATGGTGCTGATTGGTTACTGGGCTATTAGTGAATTTGGGGTTACTGGTCTATTGCTGACAATGGTATTCACTGTATTCATTCGTGGTGTGCTGTTTTATGTGATAAGTCAGCGATTGGTTTACTTATCTTATTCTAAATCACACTTATTTATTTCGTGGCTAGTTTTTATTGTTTTATTGTTTGTGCACATTAGCAAAGTTGATGGTTATCGTGTGATTGAATTTATTCTTCTCGCGATAAATACATTATTATTAGTATATTTTCATCGGGATTTATGGCGTGATTTACAATTGACGGCATAG
- a CDS encoding glycosyltransferase, with product MKHIAIVVPEFPIASETFVVTEIQALAKAGHRVTVFCFIKRELAITLPQNVSVIDVNSASNREVSKFVAKRPFAMVKALMCAQNQHAISTKSLLLYGAKLAYLASKSCCDHFHCHFMHCSLAYTLVAARWLDIATSSVGHGHDVYVNNDDIQFKLSACDFNIAVCQSMVDTFERLGAKHTHLLHSGVDLSQFIAHPAPVHKKLELLFVGRLVEKKGIVYALQALALIAENQRPHLDIVGQGPSQKQLYDLVKKLKLKEFVRLLGYRSPHWIGREGANYDGFVAPFCTSEDGDRNTEPMVLKEAMAMGLPVITSDVMGCSEIVTKDTGYIVAPKDTIALKLAIESFMQCQNNVREQMRVLARQRVEQCFNAQVQARRLSHLIEGTRIK from the coding sequence ATGAAACATATCGCGATTGTTGTTCCAGAATTTCCTATTGCCTCAGAAACGTTTGTTGTTACTGAGATACAGGCCCTAGCAAAGGCGGGGCACAGGGTCACGGTATTTTGTTTTATTAAGCGAGAGTTAGCCATTACATTACCTCAAAACGTTAGTGTGATTGATGTAAACAGCGCGTCAAATAGGGAAGTCTCAAAATTTGTAGCCAAAAGGCCATTCGCAATGGTCAAGGCATTGATGTGTGCTCAAAATCAGCATGCAATTTCAACCAAGTCATTATTGCTATATGGGGCAAAACTGGCTTATCTTGCCAGTAAGTCTTGCTGTGATCATTTTCATTGCCATTTTATGCATTGCAGTTTGGCTTATACCTTGGTTGCAGCCCGCTGGCTTGATATTGCCACGTCGAGTGTTGGTCATGGTCATGATGTATATGTGAATAATGATGATATTCAGTTCAAGTTATCTGCTTGTGATTTTAATATTGCGGTATGCCAAAGTATGGTTGATACATTTGAGAGGCTAGGGGCTAAACATACCCATCTTTTGCACAGTGGGGTTGATCTCTCTCAATTTATTGCTCACCCTGCACCTGTCCATAAAAAACTAGAGCTCCTTTTTGTCGGTCGGTTAGTCGAAAAAAAAGGCATTGTATACGCTCTACAGGCGCTTGCTTTAATTGCTGAAAACCAACGTCCTCATTTAGATATTGTAGGTCAAGGGCCATCACAAAAACAATTATATGACTTGGTTAAAAAACTAAAGTTGAAGGAATTTGTACGCTTACTTGGTTACCGTTCTCCACATTGGATAGGGCGGGAAGGCGCTAATTATGATGGCTTTGTTGCGCCGTTTTGTACTTCGGAAGACGGGGACCGTAATACGGAACCTATGGTCTTAAAGGAGGCGATGGCAATGGGGTTACCTGTGATCACGAGCGATGTGATGGGCTGTAGTGAAATAGTGACCAAAGATACCGGTTATATTGTTGCGCCGAAGGATACTATCGCGCTAAAACTCGCGATTGAAAGCTTTATGCAATGCCAAAATAATGTCAGGGAACAGATGAGAGTATTAGCAAGGCAGCGCGTTGAACAATGCTTTAACGCGCAAGTACAAGCTCGTCGTTTATCTCATTTAATTGAAGGAACCAGAATTAAATGA